A genomic stretch from Kogia breviceps isolate mKogBre1 chromosome 1, mKogBre1 haplotype 1, whole genome shotgun sequence includes:
- the LOC131760032 gene encoding Fc receptor-like protein 3, with protein sequence MVLWLLLLILAPGRDQSGVTPKAFLLLNPPWSTNFKNDRVTLTCRDSLSPAQGDISWYHNDHLLDNKSEELQIHETGYYKCKTRRSSPSDPVHMDFLSDRLIIQAPHPVFEGDDVVLRCQGRDATSEEVFYKNEKKISESHKSYFTLNSVSRDNGKYYCTASTKGIWGMKKKESSKPLTIQVQELFPRPVLTARPSQPIEGRAVTLKCETWLPPQRSYIQLQFCFFREDQALGSGWSSSPEFNLPTMWSEDSGSYWCQAETVTHHVRKRSLRSQIHVQRVPVSDVNLEIQPPKGQLIEGENLLLICSVAKGTGTVTFSWHREGTMRSLGTKTQRSLSAELQILTVKERDAGNYYCAADNIHGPILSKLVRVTLRIPVSHPVFTFHPAGAQAMVGDVLELRCEAQRGSPPILYWFYHKNVTLGSISAPFGGGASFNLTLMAEHSGNFFCEADNGLGVQHSEMVTLNITGPSSNKITLITEGATAGLLSILVLAATAALVCYFRTQSNSGGLSTTGTPSYSPREFKESSSTSSTDPKEPTYSELLDPVELQPVFSDVDLGESNLVYSQIWSIQDTKENSANSPKKRWEDKEPAVIYSELKKAHLDDSEGLAINQDRDLEDAAENYENFPSALSALDH encoded by the exons GAGTAACTCCAAAAGCTTTTCTTCTCCTCAATCCTCCATGGTCCACAAACTTCAAAAACGACAGAGTGACTCTCACATGCAGGGATTCCCTTTCTCCAGCCCAAGGAGACATATCTTGGTATCATAATGATCATTTGTTGGATAATAAATCTGAAGAGCTCCAAATACACGAGACTGGATATTACAAATGCAAGACTCGAAGATCTTCTCCCAGTGACCCTGTACATATGGATTTTTTATCTg ACAGACTGATCATCCAGGCTCCACACCCTGTCTTTGAAGGAGATGATGTTGTTCTGAGATGCCAGGGGAGAGATGCAACAAGTGAAGAAGTTttctacaaaaatgaaaaaaaaattagtgagagtCATAAATCATACTTCACACTAAATTCAGTCTCCAGGGACAATGGCAAATATTATTGTACTGCTTCTACGAAAGGTATTTggggaatgaaaaagaaagaaagttcaaAACCTCTAACAATTCAAGTTCAAG AGCTGTTTCCCCGTCCTGTGCTGACAGCCAGACCCTCCCAGCCCATAGAGGGGAGAGCGGTGACCCTGAAATGTGAGACTTGGCTCCCTCCACAGCGGTCATACATTCAGCTTCAATTCTGCTTCTTCAGAGAAGACCAGGCCTTGGGATCAGGCTGGAGCAGCTCCCCAGAGTTCAATTTACCTACCATGTGGAGTGAAGACTCAGGGTCTTACTGGTGCCAGGCAGAGACAGTGACTCACCATGTCAGGAAAAGAAGCTTGAGATCCCAGATACATGTGCAGA GAGTCCCTGTGTCTGATGTAAATCTAGAGATCCAGCCCCCCAAGGGGCAGCtgattgaaggagaaaatctgCTTCTTATCTGCTCAGTAGCCAAGGGTACAGGGACTGTCACATTCTCCTGGCACAGAGAGGGCACAATGAGAAGTTTGGGAACAAAGACCCAGCGTTCCTTGTCAGCAGAGCTGCAGATACTCACTGTGAAGGAGCGTGATGCTGGGAACTACTACTgtgcagctgacaacattcacgGTCCCATCCTCAGTAAACTGGTCAGAGTCACACTGAGAA TTCCAGTGTCTCATCCTGTCTTCACCTTCCACCCTGCTGGGGCCCAGGCTATGGTGGGAGATGTGTTAGAGCTTCGCTGTGAGGCCCAAAGAGGCTCTCCACCGATCCTGTACTGGTTTTATCACAAGAATGTCACCCTGGGGAGCATCTCAGCCCCCTTTGGAGGAGGAGCATCCTTCAACCTCACTCTGATGGCAGAGCATTCTGGGAACTTCTTTTGTGAGGCTGACAATGGCCTGGGGGTCCAGCACAGTGAGATGGTGACACTCAACATCACAG GGCCTTCCAGTAACAAAATAACACTTATCACCGAGGGAGCTACTGCAGGGCTGCTAAGCATCCTTGTCCTTGCTGCTACTGCTGCTCTGGTGTGTTACTTCAGGACCCAAAGTAATTCAG gaGGACTTTCCACAACTGGAACACCTAG TTACAGTCCCAGGGAGTTTAAGGAATCTTCTAGTACCTCCAGCACTGACCCCAAAGAGCCCACTTACTCTGAACTACTAGACCCAGTGGAACTGCAGCCAGTGTTCAGCGATG TGGATCTTGGTGAGAGCAACCTGGTTTATTCCCAGATATGGAGCATCcaagatacaaaagaaaattcaG CAAATTCACCAAAGAAACGCTGGGAGGATAAG GAGCCTGCAGTCATCTATTCAGAGTTGAAGAAGGCACATCTAGATGATTCTGAAGGGCTGGCCATCAATCAAGACAGGGACCTTGAAGATgctgcagaaaactatgagaattTCCCAAGTGCATTGTCAGCCTTAGACCACTAG